In the Natrinema sp. CBA1119 genome, ATGAGCGACATCAATCACAATGACCGACGATACCGAGACCTCAGATTCGACCCGATCAATCGACCAGTTTGCGACCGGACTTGAGCACCTCCAGGAGCGCATTGAGTACCTCGAGACGGAACTCGAAACCAAGGACGACCGAATTGACGACCTCGAGCGCGACCGCCTCGAGAAAACGACCGCCGCTCTCAGAGAGCGCCTCGAGGAGTGCGAACAAGCGCGAACACGCTGTGAGAACGCCGTCGACGCAGCGCTGAACAAAGCCGGGACGAACAAAGACCGAATCGAAGAGCTCCAGGCGAGAGAACTCGAGAAAGGTGCCCACCTGCAAACAGAGACCATTGATGAACACGAACTCGAGGTGCAGGGCGATCGACTCGAGCGGATCACCAAAGACGACGGCAAGGCATACTTCCGGCTTCCCGACAGTGCTGACCCCCTCGACGGCGGGAGTGTCTCGCTCGCCTACGGTGATTTGCTGCCCGTCCAGCAACTCGCGCGCATGGACGAAGACATGCTTCGCTCGACGGCGAACGCGTTGCCGACGCGCTTAGCTGCGAAGCTCTGGAAGGCACGAGCTGACTCGAGTTTCGGTGATAATCCCTGGGAGGCGGGATGTAAAGGTATCAGGGAGTACGTCAAGGCAAGCGATCTGAAACACTGGATCCGCCGGCAGGAACCAGGGACGAGCGAGGCGTATGCAAAGAAGCTGGTTTCGCGGACGATCGACGCCATGCTCGATCTCTCGAAGCATCGACTGGCAGTTCGGAGACGGACTGAACGAAAGAACGGCCTCGAGTACACTGAGCGACGATTGGTCCTACCGGAGGATGCTGAGATTCCGGGAGAACCGTCGAACTCGAGTGGCTCAGACGACGACGCTCCAGAGACAACTGGCGTCCTCGGCTAACCAGGGACAGGCCCTAGTAAGTCCCCTCGAGAGAGGCCACATCTCGTAATAGAACTCAATACAGACGCGAGAAGCGGTTAGTTGCTAGGTCGGCTAGCTGTAGGTACACTCCTTGAGCAGTCCTCAGCAGTCCATTCAGAGACGACCTCGAAGGTTTCTCTGGGGACGACAACTGTCCATAGTGCCCATTGATTCTCAAATTAGAGAATCCAATCGGCGTCGCAGTCCATCGTGTTCAAGGTCAGCCACGATCCGATGTCCGTGGTGAGGCCCGCAACGTAACGACCGCCCTGGGCACCAAACCCGAGGTCCCGATATCGAACGCTATGGAACTAAGGTTTCCCATATACCCCTATGCGAGAAGAAGATGGCTAAGTCAGGATGTATGATTTCCAGACTTCCAATATTCAGAGTGAGATGGCAAGGGAGTAGATTTATATCTATGACCCGCTTAGTGGTCGATATGTCAACCGAATTCGCTCGAGAACCCGCCCAGCAGGAAGGGGACAGTGAGCCACACGTCCCGGTGGAGGTCCTCGAAGCGATTGATAACCTTGCAAAGGGCAACACCGCTAGCAAGGAAGAAATCGAAGCCGTTCTCAAGTTTTAAACTTTTAAGTCTCATTACTGCTTTTTGAGGACGTGTGGCGTATATTCCCTTGGGCGGGTCGGAAGAGACACACGTTATCTTTGATGGTGGAATCCCTACTCACCTCGCCGATCTGAGTGCTTCCGAACAGCGGGATTTGCTGACGAAGCTCAGAAACATCGCGAGAGAAGATGCGCCCCCCGATGGATACGTTTACGAACAAATCGGCAATTTAGATATAATCAAATTCAGTGGAACGGGTCGCACATACACAAAAGTAGTCACGTTTATCCCCGAGAGAAATACCCACTATCACATCATTTACGTTCTTTACGTTGACGAAGACCACGACTATGACCAAGGGGGACTAGGGAAGTTGAGCCAGCAAGCTCAACAGACGCTGGAGATGATCACAAATTTGGAATCTGTTAAAGATGTTGAAACGTATCTTGAAGACCAGAATTCGCTAACAGCCGACGACTTGGACGACCTTCTCGACAGATGATATCCACTCCGGCGTGAACGCCAGGGTTTCCTCGCACTGGGAATCTCGGCTATGACGAGTCCAGAGAGCTGAGAGCAACCGCGTCGAGCCTGACTCGAGGCCACGTCACTCACTGCGTGTGGCAGCGTCACCATCGCCCAGCTCGCGGTTGGTCCGACACGCCGGACAGCCGTCGACCTCCCCCTCGACGCCGAACACGCGGATGAAGTCCCGCGTCACGAACTCGCCACAGTTACTACAGGTCGGCATATATGATAGTATTTCATAATAACACGTCATAATCGTGGCGGTCACCGTGGGCCGTGGACCGGTCGGCGGGAGCGCCGTCGCAGCCCCGATCGCCACACCGAGTCACTCAGGCCGGTGGCGCGCCGCCCGCGCCACGAGACCCACGTCAACACACGACACAGCGGTCGCTTCACACCGCCGTTCCATCGCGCCAACCGAGTGGCTCGGACGGACAGCGCGGCCGCCGCGCCGTCATGGCACTGCTGCGGAGCGGGGCGGCTGGTCGAGGCCGGCCTGTCCCCGATAGTGTCGCCCGGAGCCAGCCGCTGCCGTGACGACGGGGGACTCCACGTGATCGGCACGCGCAGCCCACGCTGAGTCGAACCGCTGGCTGACCCAGGCCCGTGCGCCCCTGTCCGTCACTGGCTGCACGCTGGGGCCGCCGTCACCGTCACGCCCCGTCGGTGCGATTCGGTTCAGCGCCATCAGCTCCACCACTAGTGGTTGGGGGGTCCGCGGTGTCATCGACGGGTGGGTTGGCCGGGCCGTCGGCCGGCTCACCGGTGGGTGACTCGGTTGGGTCGTCGGGCTCATCACCACTGGGTGGGTCGGTCGGCTGGTCGGGCTCCTCATCGGGTGGATCATCACCGGGCGGGTCCGGCGGTTGGTCTGCGGCGATCTCCTGTTCGAGAACGACGGTGCCGCTGGTATCGCGCACGATCACGACGTCGCCCTCCTCGTGCCAGATCTGGAAGTCGCCGCTGTACCCCCAGTAGAGCGTGTCGGCCGTCGGCTCACCCGTGCCGGTGGAGATGGTCACCGTCGCTCCTGGTTCCAGCGTGAATCCGCGCGGGAACTCGAACGGACTGGCGCTATTGCCCACTCGGCCACCGTCTCTTCGGTCTCGGATGGTCCAACCGGACAGCTCGAGCGGTCCGTCGCCGGTGTTCCGGAGCGTGAGATACTCCGCGCTGGCTTGCTCGCCGAGGATGTGGTAGTCAGCGAGTGCGAGGGAGACCGGATCACTAGGACTCTCATCGTCTTCGTCATCGTCGTCATCGCCGGCCGAATCATCGGTATCATCTGATGACTCGTCGTCCTCCGCAGCCGAGTCCTCGCCGGTGGGCGGTGCATCCCGAGGCGGTGCGGACTCGGGCTCGGCCACCGCGTCGGGGGTCCGGTAGACCGTCAGGCGGGCAGACTCGGTGGCGAGATCCGTGACGATGGTACTCCACGTCCCCCCGTCGGCAGCGATTGCCCCGCGTCCGGGGCCGACGTCGTGCGACGCGCTCCAGATCGGCGCTCCCTCGTCGACGACGACGAACGCACCCGCACCGCGGTCCGCGGTCTCAGCATAATTCGAGGTGGAGCCTCCGACCTCAAGGAGCGAGTGAAGCGAGCGAGTAGGTCGGAGAGGAAACCGACAATGGACGACGCAACCGCACGACAGCAGCCACTCGACTCCCAAGCGTATAAGTACCATTAGACAGTAATCTGAAACATGGAGGTTCGTCGAACCGCCCCGGTCAAACTCATTGTTCCCGATGAGCGCCACACCGACCTCCACGAATCCGCCCGTCAGTTCCTCCACTGTGCGAACCGCGCCGCCGAGTTTTGTTGGTCCAACGCCTCTCCCACAGAGTGCATCACGGCCAACACGACCGCACGGGACGCGCTATACGACGAACTCCGCGAGGAAACCGATCTCACCGCGAACCTCGTTCAAGAAGCCATTCGACGCGCTGTCCAAGCCGTCAAGGGATGCGTCGAACGGTGGAAGGACGGGAAACGAGTGAGCCAGCCGGAGTTCACGTCATGGAGTATCCTCTATGACAAGCGAAGCGCGACCTTTTATCGCGACCGCGTGTCCCTCTCAACCGTCAACGGGCGCGTCGAGTGTGACTTTGAACTTCCCTCGGACAGCCCCACACCATACGAACGGTACGTGCTGTCCGAGGAGTTCGAATTCCGGGCGAGCACACTGCAATACGATAAGGCGACTGACGAGTTCTACTTCCACATCACGACTCGGAAGCACGATTCGGACGATGACGAGTCCGAGGTTTCGGAAGATACTGAGCTCCAAACAGTCCTTGGTATCGACCTCGGCGTCAACAGCCTTGCAGTCGCTTCGACCGGGCGCTTCTGGAAGGGAGACGACTACGACCATTGGTGCCGTGAGTTCGAGAAGCGACGCGGTGATCTGCAACAGCGTGGGACGCAAGCTGCGCACAACGCGCTTGTTCGCCTCGGCAAGCGCGAAGACGCGTGGCGAAAGCAGTACATCCACACGGTCGCCAACGAAATCGTCACCGAAGCCGTCGAGAACGGATGCGACGTGATCGTGTTCGAGAACTTAACGGACATCCGCGAGCGGCTTCCACAGGCGAAGTGGCACCACTTATGGGCGTTTCGTCGCCTGTTCGAGTATGTCGAGTACAAGGCCGCCGAACGCGGTGTCGCGGCGAAGCAGGTTGCGCCGAACCACACGTCCCAACGCTGTTCTCGGACAGACTGTGGGTTCACGCACGAAGCGAACCGTGACGACGAACACTTCAAGTGCCAGAAGTGCGGCTACGAGGTGAACGCAGACTACAATGCGGCGAAGAATATCGGGCTCCGGTACGCCCGGAAGCGGAAACACAGACTCCGTTCCTCGCCCACGTCGGGGAGCGGAGACGCACCAGTAGACGTGCGTGTGAATGGTGGGATGTTGAACGGCGAGAGTCACCGGCCTATTGCCGGAGACTGATTGCCGGGAGTCCACATCAAAGCCCTCCCCTCAAGGACCGAGGCGCGTATGCGCTGAGGGAGTAGGGGAGGGTAGTTTACATGTCTGAGCACACCAAAACATACAAGTCATTATTGCAGTAATCATTAGGCAAAGTATGACCTTCTATGACCGGAGCGACGAGTTGGAGTCATTACAGACCGCCTTTAGGGCGTCTGGTCACGCGTTCTACGTCGTCTATGGACGCCGACGCGTCGGAAAGACAGCGCTTCTCAAGGAATTCTGCGCTGACCGCCCGCATCTCTACTATCTCGCCGCTCAAGAAGCGGAGTATCGCCAGCGTGAGAAATTCGTCGAGCAAATAGCTGAGTCGTTCGACGACCGTGTTCCACGAATCGATGGGTGGGACGATGCGTTCGACTATCTCGGTGACAAACTCTCCGTCGAAGACCGAATCGTCGTCATTGACGAATTCCCGTATTTAGTCGAGGAGAACGACTCACTCCCATCCTACATCCAGGGGTTCGTCGACGAACAACTCACAGACACTGACTCGATGCTCGTCCTCTGCGGATCGAGTGTGAGTACGATGGAGTCCGAGGTCCTCGGCCACGAGAGTCCGCTGTACGGCCGCCGTACCGGGCAGATAGATCTCCAACCGTTTTCGTTTCAAGAGGCTCGAGCCGTTATCTCCTATAATATTGCAGACACGATTCGATCGTATTCAGTCACCGGAGGGACGCCGATGTACCTGACTCTCTTCGACTACGGGCAATCGCTCGCCGAGAACATCCAGACACACATCCTCTCGCCGACAGCAGTACTCTACAACGAACCGGAATTCCTGCTTCGAACCGAACTACGAAATCCCGCTCGGTACCTGAGTATTCTTGAAGCAGTGGCGCTGGGTCACACGACTCCGAACGAGATTTCGGGAGCAACTGGAATCGATTCGGGGCCACTGTCGAAGTATCTCCAAACGCTTCGCCAACTCCGACTCCTCGGCCGTAGTGTCCCAGTCACAGCGTCCAAGCAGAAGTCCAAACGCTCCCGATATCGCGTTGCTGATGAGTTTCTCCGATTCTGGTTCCGCTACGTCGAGCCGAATCGCTCCAGCATTGAAGAAGCACCGTCAGTCGTTTTCGACGGTACCATCGAGCCAGATTTACCGATGCACGTCGCAGCGACGTTCGAAGACATCTGTGAAGAAGCCATCTGGGAGTTGATCAGACGAGGTGACCTTGCGTCGTACTCCGACGTCGGACGCTGGTGGTACGGTGAAGAGGAGATCGACATCGTCGGTCTCGCCCCCGCTGATGACCGTATCCTCCTCGCCGAATGCAAATGGACCAGTGACCCGGTCGGCCATGGACTCGTTGCAGACCTTCGAGCAAAGGCAGACAGCGTCCGATGGGGCCCAAACGATCGCTCCGAGCAGTTCGCCCTCTTTTCGAAAAGTGGATTCGTCGATGGTCTCGCTGACGACCTCGACGGCAATTGGTCACTGTTTGACCTCGACAATCTCAATCAGTTGACCTCCTCTCCGCCCTGACGGACGTAGAATCCCACCATGGGATTTCCGCCACATGTGGTGTTCGATGTTCCAACCCGCACTCAAGGGGAAGCGGTAGGATACCGGGAGAAAATCTCGTTTCTTCC is a window encoding:
- a CDS encoding RNA-guided endonuclease TnpB family protein, whose protein sequence is MEVRRTAPVKLIVPDERHTDLHESARQFLHCANRAAEFCWSNASPTECITANTTARDALYDELREETDLTANLVQEAIRRAVQAVKGCVERWKDGKRVSQPEFTSWSILYDKRSATFYRDRVSLSTVNGRVECDFELPSDSPTPYERYVLSEEFEFRASTLQYDKATDEFYFHITTRKHDSDDDESEVSEDTELQTVLGIDLGVNSLAVASTGRFWKGDDYDHWCREFEKRRGDLQQRGTQAAHNALVRLGKREDAWRKQYIHTVANEIVTEAVENGCDVIVFENLTDIRERLPQAKWHHLWAFRRLFEYVEYKAAERGVAAKQVAPNHTSQRCSRTDCGFTHEANRDDEHFKCQKCGYEVNADYNAAKNIGLRYARKRKHRLRSSPTSGSGDAPVDVRVNGGMLNGESHRPIAGD
- a CDS encoding lamin tail domain-containing protein, which produces MVLIRLGVEWLLSCGCVVHCRFPLRPTRSLHSLLEVGGSTSNYAETADRGAGAFVVVDEGAPIWSASHDVGPGRGAIAADGGTWSTIVTDLATESARLTVYRTPDAVAEPESAPPRDAPPTGEDSAAEDDESSDDTDDSAGDDDDDEDDESPSDPVSLALADYHILGEQASAEYLTLRNTGDGPLELSGWTIRDRRDGGRVGNSASPFEFPRGFTLEPGATVTISTGTGEPTADTLYWGYSGDFQIWHEEGDVVIVRDTSGTVVLEQEIAADQPPDPPGDDPPDEEPDQPTDPPSGDEPDDPTESPTGEPADGPANPPVDDTADPPTTSGGADGAEPNRTDGA
- a CDS encoding ATP-binding protein — encoded protein: MTFYDRSDELESLQTAFRASGHAFYVVYGRRRVGKTALLKEFCADRPHLYYLAAQEAEYRQREKFVEQIAESFDDRVPRIDGWDDAFDYLGDKLSVEDRIVVIDEFPYLVEENDSLPSYIQGFVDEQLTDTDSMLVLCGSSVSTMESEVLGHESPLYGRRTGQIDLQPFSFQEARAVISYNIADTIRSYSVTGGTPMYLTLFDYGQSLAENIQTHILSPTAVLYNEPEFLLRTELRNPARYLSILEAVALGHTTPNEISGATGIDSGPLSKYLQTLRQLRLLGRSVPVTASKQKSKRSRYRVADEFLRFWFRYVEPNRSSIEEAPSVVFDGTIEPDLPMHVAATFEDICEEAIWELIRRGDLASYSDVGRWWYGEEEIDIVGLAPADDRILLAECKWTSDPVGHGLVADLRAKADSVRWGPNDRSEQFALFSKSGFVDGLADDLDGNWSLFDLDNLNQLTSSPP